Proteins from a genomic interval of Streptomyces sp. NBC_00820:
- a CDS encoding Lrp/AsnC family transcriptional regulator yields the protein MDDIDRAILRELQTDGRVAYADLGPKVGLSASAARQRLQRLLDTRAVQVVGVTDPMAMGGQAMALLGITADGDPRTVADVLAERPEVVYAVLTSGGFDLFAEVVAPGPQALLDFVNDVVRPLEGVREIQSFPYYGIHTHRFLWDVG from the coding sequence GTGGACGACATCGACCGGGCCATCCTGCGCGAACTCCAGACCGACGGCCGTGTCGCCTACGCCGACCTCGGCCCCAAGGTCGGCCTGTCCGCCTCGGCGGCGCGCCAGCGCCTGCAACGCCTGCTGGACACCAGGGCCGTTCAGGTCGTCGGCGTCACCGACCCCATGGCCATGGGCGGCCAGGCCATGGCGCTGCTCGGCATCACCGCCGACGGCGACCCGCGCACGGTGGCCGACGTCCTCGCCGAACGCCCCGAGGTCGTCTACGCGGTGCTCACCTCCGGCGGGTTCGACCTGTTCGCCGAGGTGGTGGCGCCGGGCCCGCAGGCCCTGCTGGACTTCGTCAACGACGTCGTACGCCCCCTCGAAGGCGTCCGCGAGATCCAGTCCTTCCCGTACTACGGGATCCACACCCACCGGTTCCTGTGGGACGTGGGCTGA
- a CDS encoding PP2C family protein-serine/threonine phosphatase yields the protein MRSVRGWSSRRGREDRGWLRGAPPPWWVRALPVLLLVAVSLAARVTSHARDLGFLLGAIPPLAVLSYGPWGTAVLGGLVVLALNLPATELNRPGNTDLLTIVFVSLLSVFVSFVRSRRDAQLNTEHAIGEAVQRAVLPPLPEHVGPVGCAAFYRAAQDGTLVGGDFFDVRDGPYGVRAVMGDVQGHGLAAVTTVVSLLGAFREAALDQPELERVAARMDRRLSVDSAGVRHAELFATALLLEFSGDARTVRVVACGHPPPVLLHEGQAREVTVPPCPPLGIGLVGVDPPKEVTVTLAPRDRLLVASDGFWEARNASDAFYPLPERLTELAGTDPAELPDAVWADLTRLAYDVRDDASMLVLTPAPPLHSPLP from the coding sequence GTGAGATCGGTGCGCGGCTGGTCGTCGCGTCGAGGCCGGGAGGACCGCGGCTGGCTGCGGGGCGCGCCACCGCCGTGGTGGGTGCGCGCGCTGCCGGTGCTGCTGCTGGTGGCGGTGTCCCTGGCCGCGAGGGTCACGTCCCACGCGCGCGATCTCGGCTTTCTGCTCGGTGCGATCCCGCCGCTCGCCGTCCTGTCGTACGGACCGTGGGGAACCGCCGTCCTCGGCGGCCTGGTGGTCCTGGCACTGAATCTGCCGGCGACGGAGCTCAACCGTCCCGGCAACACCGATCTGCTCACCATCGTGTTCGTCTCCCTGCTGAGCGTGTTCGTCTCGTTCGTGCGCAGCCGGCGGGACGCCCAACTGAACACGGAGCACGCGATCGGAGAGGCGGTGCAGCGGGCCGTGCTGCCGCCGCTTCCGGAGCATGTCGGTCCGGTCGGGTGCGCGGCCTTCTACCGGGCGGCGCAGGACGGGACGCTGGTGGGCGGCGACTTCTTCGACGTGCGCGACGGGCCGTACGGCGTGCGGGCGGTGATGGGCGATGTGCAGGGGCACGGACTGGCGGCGGTCACGACGGTGGTGTCGCTGCTCGGCGCGTTCCGGGAGGCGGCGCTGGACCAGCCGGAGCTGGAGCGCGTCGCCGCCCGGATGGATCGCAGGCTCTCGGTGGACTCGGCCGGTGTACGGCACGCGGAGCTGTTCGCCACCGCGCTGCTGCTGGAGTTCTCCGGCGACGCGCGCACGGTGCGGGTGGTGGCCTGCGGTCATCCGCCGCCCGTGCTGCTGCACGAGGGGCAGGCCCGGGAGGTGACCGTCCCGCCGTGTCCGCCGCTGGGCATCGGGCTGGTCGGCGTGGACCCACCGAAGGAGGTGACCGTGACCCTGGCCCCGCGGGACCGGCTGCTCGTGGCCTCCGACGGCTTCTGGGAGGCGCGCAACGCCTCCGACGCGTTCTACCCGCTCCCCGAGCGCCTCACCGAACTCGCCGGCACCGACCCCGCCGAGCTGCCGGACGCGGTGTGGGCGGACCTGACGCGGCTGGCGTACGACGTCCGCGACGACGCCAGCATGCTCGTGCTGACGCCCGCGCCGCCGCTCCACTCACCGCTCCCCTGA